One window from the genome of Aminivibrio pyruvatiphilus encodes:
- the ftsY gene encoding signal recognition particle-docking protein FtsY has product MVFFERLKQGLKGVRERWSGGLSRLFSGSVVDEAFWDNLEEILISGDVGIDLTLRLIDSLKKESAEKRISRPEDLFRLFEDTISSQLLAVPSMGQPLSIAHPRPVIILLVGVNGSGKTTTAGKLASRWTKEGKKVVFAAADTFRAAAIEQLKVWGDRSGVRVIAQQQGSDAAAVAFDAFQAAKASGADVLIVDTAGRLHSKHNLMEELGKIHRILEKEKGDSRMEVLLVLDSVMGQNGLAQAETFNKLLPLSGVVLTKYDNTAKGGILLAIADSLKIPVRYVGLGEGEEDLRAFDIREFVSALLGDDSHGQGN; this is encoded by the coding sequence GTGGTCTTTTTTGAAAGGTTGAAGCAGGGACTGAAAGGTGTCCGGGAGCGGTGGAGCGGGGGATTGTCCCGCCTCTTTTCCGGAAGCGTCGTGGATGAGGCCTTCTGGGACAATCTTGAAGAAATACTCATCAGCGGTGACGTGGGGATTGACCTGACGCTCAGGTTGATCGATTCGCTGAAGAAGGAATCCGCCGAGAAGAGAATCAGCAGGCCCGAAGACCTTTTCAGGCTTTTCGAGGATACAATTTCTTCCCAGCTTCTTGCCGTTCCTTCCATGGGGCAGCCCCTGTCAATAGCCCATCCAAGGCCGGTCATTATCCTCCTTGTAGGCGTCAACGGCAGCGGAAAAACAACAACGGCAGGAAAACTCGCTTCCCGGTGGACGAAAGAAGGGAAAAAGGTCGTTTTCGCCGCAGCAGACACATTCCGTGCCGCGGCCATCGAGCAGCTGAAAGTGTGGGGAGATCGCTCCGGCGTCCGCGTCATAGCCCAGCAGCAGGGAAGCGACGCAGCGGCCGTCGCCTTTGACGCCTTCCAGGCAGCGAAGGCCTCCGGTGCTGACGTGCTCATCGTGGATACGGCCGGAAGGCTTCATTCCAAGCACAACCTCATGGAAGAACTGGGAAAGATTCACCGCATCCTGGAAAAAGAAAAGGGAGACTCCCGGATGGAAGTACTGCTGGTTCTTGATTCCGTCATGGGTCAGAACGGCCTTGCCCAGGCTGAGACGTTCAACAAACTGCTCCCCCTGTCCGGCGTGGTTCTCACGAAATACGATAACACAGCAAAGGGAGGCATTCTTCTTGCTATCGCAGACAGCCTGAAAATTCCCGTGCGCTATGTCGGGCTTGGAGAGGGGGAAGAAGATCTCCGGGCTTTCGATATAAGGGAATTCGTCAGTGCCCTCCTTGGAGATGACAGCCATGGGCAGGGAAACTAA
- the ricT gene encoding regulatory iron-sulfur-containing complex subunit RicT encodes MSIYLAIFGKPRYLGLLDLQEPVPVRGAWLVTETMRGIELALLGGPLSPEQEERYRNSCSDDSSDSQVKGGEPALQEIAFVREATEEDMNDASLEREEENSVLLKARELLRNHNLSMKLVDVEFLLDRKKLFFYFTSEQRVDFRAFVRDLAKEFKTRIELRQIGVRDEAKAVKGLAPCGQRCCCSYWLHRFTPICIKMVKEQNLALNPTKISGICGRLMCCMSYEHHLYGELWKGLPNPGSKLRTPGGNFLIDGVELSAQSVRIRTPEGKEILVKTEEFQRFKETVMEGGSWEDAAAPKELRSTREDTFRPARKRTPEPREEAAGEKSPPRQERRKTEEKIPREQEKEKDTAPQAGAAKKKRRRKRKPSQGEKAPATPVSSPEKTPVAPEKPRQQEQEVRQGEGQKKKKPNSRRRRPQKGNRETPSQQGENTKASPSPEV; translated from the coding sequence TTGAGCATTTATTTGGCGATTTTTGGTAAACCAAGATATCTCGGACTTCTCGACCTCCAGGAACCGGTGCCCGTACGAGGTGCCTGGCTTGTAACTGAAACAATGCGGGGGATAGAACTCGCGCTTCTGGGCGGCCCTCTCTCGCCGGAACAGGAGGAACGCTACAGAAACTCATGCAGCGACGATTCCTCGGACAGCCAGGTGAAGGGCGGCGAACCTGCGCTGCAGGAAATAGCCTTCGTCAGAGAAGCAACCGAAGAGGATATGAACGACGCGTCCCTGGAGAGGGAAGAGGAGAACTCCGTTCTCCTGAAGGCCAGGGAACTCCTCAGGAATCACAATCTTTCCATGAAACTCGTGGATGTTGAGTTCCTTCTCGACAGGAAAAAACTGTTTTTTTATTTTACCTCGGAACAGAGAGTCGACTTCCGGGCTTTCGTCAGAGACCTCGCAAAGGAATTCAAAACCCGCATCGAGCTCAGGCAGATAGGCGTCAGAGACGAAGCCAAGGCCGTCAAGGGGCTGGCTCCATGCGGCCAGCGCTGCTGCTGCAGCTACTGGCTTCACCGGTTCACCCCCATCTGCATCAAAATGGTGAAAGAACAGAACCTGGCATTGAATCCCACGAAAATTTCCGGCATCTGCGGCAGACTTATGTGCTGCATGTCCTATGAACACCATCTCTACGGAGAACTCTGGAAGGGGCTGCCGAATCCAGGCTCGAAACTCAGGACCCCGGGCGGCAACTTCCTTATTGACGGAGTTGAGCTCTCTGCCCAATCCGTCCGGATAAGGACACCGGAAGGGAAGGAAATTCTTGTAAAAACCGAAGAATTCCAGCGGTTCAAAGAAACGGTCATGGAGGGCGGTTCCTGGGAAGATGCAGCCGCACCGAAGGAACTCAGGAGCACCCGAGAGGACACTTTCCGGCCGGCAAGGAAAAGAACTCCCGAACCCAGGGAGGAAGCCGCGGGAGAAAAATCCCCTCCCCGACAGGAGCGACGGAAAACCGAGGAGAAAATTCCCCGGGAGCAGGAAAAAGAAAAGGATACCGCTCCCCAGGCGGGAGCGGCGAAGAAAAAACGACGGAGAAAAAGAAAACCCTCCCAGGGAGAAAAAGCCCCGGCAACCCCGGTTTCTTCCCCTGAAAAGACACCTGTTGCTCCTGAAAAACCCAGGCAGCAGGAACAGGAAGTCCGTCAGGGTGAAGGACAGAAAAAAAAGAAACCGAACAGCAGGCGAAGGCGCCCCCAGAAAGGAAACAGGGAAACACCATCACAGCAGGGCGAGAATACAAAAGCCAGTCCATCTCCGGAGGTGTAG
- a CDS encoding DUF327 family protein: protein MKVKKNADERISGGESGFQARKKGLSSPARGTEPRPFSQSLEDAETMELIEKLELLGRKMTQFPAESTLQQYRNLVKELLRRAIGGLRIRRDMKWRRNDRNLYVTVEKVESILGELEVVFRREGERTRMLQLMEEVKGCLISLLL, encoded by the coding sequence TTGAAGGTCAAGAAAAACGCCGATGAACGAATTTCCGGGGGAGAATCCGGATTCCAGGCGAGAAAGAAAGGGCTTTCCTCCCCGGCCCGGGGAACGGAACCCCGTCCGTTTTCCCAGTCTCTCGAAGACGCCGAGACAATGGAACTCATTGAAAAACTGGAACTCCTGGGCAGAAAAATGACCCAGTTCCCTGCGGAAAGCACCCTGCAGCAATACAGAAACCTGGTGAAAGAGCTCCTCCGGAGGGCAATCGGCGGTTTGCGTATCCGCAGGGACATGAAATGGAGACGGAACGACCGCAATCTGTACGTCACGGTGGAAAAAGTCGAATCCATCCTGGGAGAACTGGAAGTCGTTTTCAGGAGGGAAGGCGAAAGGACCCGAATGCTTCAGTTGATGGAAGAGGTGAAGGGATGTCTCATTTCCCTGCTTCTCTAA
- the tmk gene encoding dTMP kinase, whose amino-acid sequence MKRSNGVFLTLEGIDGCGKTTQARILVGNLASRFGDDAVLWTKEPGGWTGGEKIRDLLLKHGMQHPLSELFLFLADRCEHIREVVAPALEAGKIVVCERYTDSTLAYQSWGRKIPLEKIEELFRWCAFPVPDQTFWIDLPPGKAYHRVSRRGGPDRMEEKGTPFLENVRRGFLFLSEREPERITRLDGDNDADAIAGEIARRAEVLLSP is encoded by the coding sequence ATGAAGAGGAGTAACGGGGTGTTTCTCACCCTGGAAGGCATTGACGGATGCGGCAAAACAACCCAGGCCCGCATCCTTGTGGGGAACCTGGCTTCGCGGTTTGGGGATGATGCCGTTCTCTGGACAAAAGAACCGGGCGGATGGACAGGAGGGGAGAAAATACGGGATCTTCTCCTTAAACACGGAATGCAGCATCCTCTGAGCGAGCTTTTTCTCTTTCTCGCCGACCGGTGCGAACATATCAGGGAAGTTGTCGCTCCCGCCCTTGAAGCGGGGAAAATTGTCGTATGCGAAAGATATACCGATTCCACCCTTGCCTATCAGTCATGGGGCAGGAAGATACCCCTCGAAAAGATCGAGGAGCTGTTTCGGTGGTGTGCATTTCCTGTTCCGGACCAGACCTTCTGGATTGATTTGCCGCCCGGGAAAGCCTATCATAGAGTGTCACGCCGGGGAGGCCCGGACCGTATGGAGGAGAAGGGAACACCCTTTCTTGAAAATGTCCGCAGGGGCTTTCTTTTTCTCTCCGAACGGGAACCGGAACGAATAACCCGGCTGGACGGAGACAATGACGCAGACGCCATTGCCGGAGAGATTGCGCGGAGGGCGGAGGTGCTTCTTTCCCCTTGA
- a CDS encoding SpoIVB peptidase S55 domain-containing protein, with protein MKPVRCFLFLLLSVLLAVSADAAPFRPSGPSLGASSLRPGMKGHALTVVSGREIIRFPVEIVSVIPRKGSPRNLIMVRASGPVIAKTGGIAAGMSGSPVYVNGKLIGAIGYGWNFSEHNLGLVTPLEDMASIWDWPEKKVVLPGLPPLGTGPAEDDNDQKEEKPENSRKETREKEKDEEEDGPLLQGEVSPLFIDGISSRKATELTALLGKERYVPGGGFSEDIPVEMNAKLLPGEAITVLLAWGDVTIGSTGTLTAVAQDGRFIGFAHPFLGKGAVNYPVARAYIHSVVPSLEAPFKVGSPLRIVGTVTHDRPQAIGGRIGYFTPSVSATLNFMDTDRKADGRKRFHFVPDPFIGAKLSAGIFTGLIDDLWGRKGQGTAVFSLTVHGRGMGQGWTRRNMFFSDKDLAADALKEAADLLDIIFLNPFAEVYPLGVTVSAEFTEEPRLMFIEGIEVKGESFSAGDTVEVEVNLRPYRRKQVKKVFKIVIPKDAGGLCEILVRGGGIEPLNQSAVIQGWKTIANFRQMFTEMSALETNNELIIEFNYEKVSKRGKDRRDTEDPVSREEQELLSEMKKRRLEDGTLQIFKSEFVVEGLLRKIVNVKQGDGKNSEQTEDEEE; from the coding sequence ATGAAGCCTGTTCGTTGTTTTTTGTTTCTCCTTTTGTCCGTTCTGCTGGCTGTCTCTGCAGACGCAGCACCCTTCAGGCCCTCCGGGCCTTCCCTGGGTGCGTCATCGCTCAGGCCGGGAATGAAGGGACATGCCCTGACGGTCGTTTCCGGGCGGGAGATAATCCGGTTCCCCGTTGAGATCGTCAGCGTCATTCCAAGAAAAGGCTCACCGAGAAACCTCATCATGGTACGGGCTTCCGGACCGGTAATAGCGAAAACCGGGGGAATAGCAGCGGGGATGAGCGGGAGCCCCGTGTACGTGAATGGAAAGCTCATCGGTGCCATCGGGTACGGATGGAACTTCAGCGAACACAACCTCGGCCTTGTGACGCCTCTCGAGGATATGGCCTCCATATGGGACTGGCCGGAAAAGAAGGTTGTCCTTCCGGGCCTCCCTCCTTTGGGAACCGGGCCAGCCGAAGATGACAACGACCAAAAGGAAGAAAAACCTGAAAACAGCCGGAAAGAAACCCGGGAGAAAGAAAAGGACGAAGAAGAGGACGGGCCGCTGCTGCAGGGAGAAGTATCACCTCTTTTCATTGACGGGATCAGCTCCAGAAAAGCCACGGAACTCACCGCTCTTCTGGGAAAGGAACGGTATGTTCCGGGAGGAGGCTTTTCAGAAGACATCCCCGTCGAAATGAATGCCAAACTTCTTCCCGGAGAGGCGATCACCGTTCTTCTTGCCTGGGGCGATGTAACCATCGGGTCAACCGGAACCCTCACGGCGGTCGCTCAGGACGGTCGGTTCATCGGATTCGCCCACCCCTTCCTCGGAAAGGGAGCAGTGAATTATCCCGTAGCGAGGGCCTATATCCACAGCGTCGTGCCCAGTCTCGAGGCGCCGTTCAAGGTCGGAAGCCCCCTCAGAATCGTCGGAACAGTTACCCATGACAGGCCCCAGGCCATCGGAGGGAGAATCGGCTATTTCACTCCCTCCGTTTCGGCCACTCTCAATTTCATGGACACCGACAGGAAGGCAGACGGCAGAAAGCGGTTCCACTTCGTGCCGGATCCTTTCATTGGGGCAAAGCTTTCCGCCGGAATATTCACAGGGCTCATCGACGATCTCTGGGGCAGAAAAGGGCAGGGGACCGCCGTTTTTTCCCTGACGGTACACGGAAGGGGCATGGGGCAGGGCTGGACCCGGAGGAACATGTTCTTCTCCGACAAGGACCTTGCAGCCGACGCGCTGAAGGAAGCGGCTGACCTGCTGGATATCATCTTCCTCAACCCATTTGCGGAAGTCTACCCCCTCGGCGTGACAGTCTCGGCGGAATTCACCGAGGAACCGAGACTAATGTTCATCGAGGGCATCGAGGTCAAGGGAGAATCGTTTTCTGCGGGAGACACGGTCGAAGTGGAAGTTAACCTGAGGCCTTACCGCAGGAAGCAGGTAAAAAAAGTCTTCAAAATCGTTATTCCGAAAGATGCCGGAGGATTGTGCGAAATTCTCGTCAGGGGCGGCGGAATCGAGCCTCTCAATCAGTCGGCAGTTATCCAGGGGTGGAAGACCATTGCGAATTTCCGCCAGATGTTTACCGAAATGTCCGCCCTGGAAACAAACAACGAACTGATCATTGAGTTCAACTACGAAAAGGTTTCAAAACGAGGAAAAGACCGCAGGGATACCGAGGATCCGGTTTCCAGGGAAGAACAGGAACTTTTGAGCGAGATGAAGAAACGGCGGCTCGAGGACGGCACTCTCCAGATTTTCAAATCAGAATTCGTCGTGGAGGGACTGCTCAGAAAAATTGTGAACGTGAAGCAGGGCGATGGAAAGAACAGCGAGCAGACTGAAGATGAAGAGGAGTAA
- the prfB gene encoding peptide chain release factor 2 (programmed frameshift): protein MAITSNATVLEELRVMRKDLQDSLDLDSIREKKEKLEASASAPDFWGREDCHTVTREIARLQQKMDTWDRVDGIFQDLAVLSEMLSESDDDELQSEFSTTSANLKKIIEKEQLLLLLSEEYDGNNAILSVHAGSGGLDSQDWAEMLLRLFLRWAEREGCKARILEILQDEEAGIKSATVLVEGDFAYGFLKSEKGVHRLVRISPFDAAKRRHTSFASVDVAPELPDDVEIEIRPEDLKMDTYRASGAGGQYVNRTDSAVRITHIPSGIIVACQNERSQHMNRQVAMQVLRSRLFEKAWQERQQELLAIQGEKKEISWGSQIRSYVLHPYTLVKDHRTGHETGNVQAVLDGDIDEFIMNFLRWKKQN from the exons ATGGCGATAACTTCAAACGCCACTGTTCTGGAGGAACTGCGGGTTATGAGAAAAGACCTGCAGGACAGTCTT GACCTGGATTCGATAAGGGAAAAGAAAGAAAAACTGGAAGCTTCCGCGTCCGCCCCGGATTTCTGGGGCCGGGAGGACTGTCATACCGTCACCAGGGAGATAGCCCGGCTTCAGCAAAAAATGGACACCTGGGACAGGGTGGACGGCATTTTTCAGGACCTGGCCGTTCTCTCAGAAATGCTGTCCGAATCTGACGACGATGAACTGCAGAGCGAATTTAGCACAACTTCTGCGAACCTGAAGAAAATCATTGAAAAAGAACAGCTTCTTCTGCTTCTTTCTGAAGAATACGACGGCAACAACGCAATCCTTTCAGTACATGCGGGGTCGGGAGGACTTGACTCCCAGGACTGGGCGGAAATGCTCCTCCGGCTTTTCCTCCGCTGGGCGGAAAGAGAAGGCTGCAAAGCCAGAATTCTCGAAATTCTCCAGGATGAGGAAGCCGGTATAAAGAGTGCCACCGTTCTTGTGGAAGGTGATTTTGCCTATGGTTTCCTGAAGTCGGAAAAGGGCGTTCACCGACTCGTCAGGATATCTCCCTTCGATGCGGCAAAACGCCGCCATACGAGCTTTGCCTCGGTGGACGTTGCGCCCGAGCTGCCTGACGATGTGGAGATCGAGATCCGGCCGGAGGACCTGAAGATGGACACCTACAGGGCCAGCGGAGCCGGAGGTCAGTATGTCAACAGGACGGATTCAGCGGTCCGGATAACCCATATTCCGAGTGGAATCATTGTCGCATGCCAGAACGAAAGATCCCAGCACATGAACAGGCAGGTGGCCATGCAGGTGCTGCGAAGCAGGCTTTTTGAAAAGGCATGGCAGGAAAGGCAGCAGGAACTTCTGGCAATTCAGGGAGAAAAGAAGGAAATCAGCTGGGGAAGCCAGATACGAAGCTACGTTCTTCATCCCTACACGCTGGTGAAAGATCACCGGACAGGACACGAAACGGGAAACGTTCAGGCTGTTCTCGACGGCGATATCGACGAATTTATCATGAATTTCCTGCGCTGGAAGAAACAGAACTGA
- a CDS encoding biotin--[acetyl-CoA-carboxylase] ligase, which yields MKSRRATVELCRLLRDSGGTVVSGGVVSQVLSLSRQAVWKAVRDLEEEGFSVASVPQKGYILRELPVYDLAPSLIGSMISPDCPWGGEIHVFESVSSTQEAAKRIGRQGETDGIVVIAEEQTKGRGRRDRTWVSPRGAGLYFSVFFRPRMLPGRLQLVNLAAGLAVREAIRSVCGREVSLKWPNDLLFRGRKICGILSEASSDPERIRDCCTGIGINISLSREDLAGGGLENAASLGWETGPVHRGALCAAVIEKFYLLIAGLSGDGGESLLSRYREECSTIGKNVTVLTEEESFAGRASGIGENGELLVENGKGSRSFCAADVVHATPEGKGL from the coding sequence ATGAAATCTCGACGCGCAACCGTTGAACTCTGCCGCCTTCTCCGCGATTCCGGGGGGACCGTTGTTTCAGGAGGAGTTGTCTCGCAGGTGCTTTCCCTTTCAAGACAGGCTGTCTGGAAGGCCGTTCGTGACCTCGAAGAGGAAGGTTTTTCCGTTGCTTCTGTTCCGCAGAAAGGGTACATTCTCCGGGAACTCCCGGTGTATGATCTTGCTCCTTCCCTGATCGGCAGCATGATTTCTCCTGATTGCCCCTGGGGAGGGGAAATCCATGTTTTCGAAAGCGTTTCGTCCACCCAGGAGGCTGCCAAAAGAATAGGCAGGCAGGGCGAAACCGACGGAATTGTCGTCATTGCGGAAGAACAGACAAAGGGCAGGGGGAGAAGAGACAGAACCTGGGTTTCTCCCCGGGGCGCAGGCCTGTACTTTTCCGTTTTTTTCAGGCCCCGCATGCTTCCCGGACGCCTGCAGCTGGTGAACCTGGCCGCAGGGCTGGCGGTCAGGGAAGCAATACGCTCCGTCTGCGGCCGTGAGGTATCTCTCAAATGGCCGAACGACCTGCTGTTCAGGGGGAGAAAAATCTGCGGAATCCTTTCCGAGGCTTCAAGCGATCCCGAAAGAATACGGGACTGCTGTACAGGAATAGGTATCAACATTTCCCTGAGCAGGGAGGATCTTGCCGGCGGCGGACTGGAAAACGCGGCATCCCTGGGTTGGGAAACCGGGCCGGTCCACAGGGGTGCCCTCTGCGCGGCGGTCATAGAGAAGTTTTACCTTCTTATAGCAGGCCTTTCCGGCGACGGGGGAGAATCCCTCCTTTCCCGCTACAGGGAAGAATGCTCAACTATCGGAAAAAACGTTACCGTTCTTACGGAAGAAGAATCCTTTGCCGGAAGAGCCTCGGGCATCGGCGAAAATGGAGAGCTTCTTGTGGAAAACGGCAAGGGTAGCAGGTCATTTTGTGCCGCTGACGTTGTCCATGCCACACCGGAGGGGAAAGGGCTCTAA
- a CDS encoding MFS transporter: MFCAMLGIGIIAPVLPLYAKRLGASGLAIGMIIGSFSFSRTGGMIVSGELAERMNRKVLLLSGLAFYALASVAYTFAATTEGLIAIRIGHGIGSAMVVPITMAIGAEVAPKGKEGVFFGSLQGALFLGVGTGPLLSGLLAETIGFNAPFYAMTALTVLSMVLVFRFLPGNLSSGRGSEAFCGLRSVFHGILTDHEMLIVFFFQFCSAMSRGVLVMMIPLLASEIRLSLSEIGFVVSLNSLSTGLLQRVSGRLADNLHKHRLILVGGLISAVTLLGLPNLRTLLSLSIASVAFGVGHAFASPSLAAMAASRGKTYGSGRIMGLFNIAFSLGMTTGPVLVGMLLDHTGKGIPFYFLSVMLLLAAYPFFSLKEAG; encoded by the coding sequence ATGTTCTGTGCCATGCTGGGGATCGGCATTATTGCCCCCGTGCTGCCTCTCTATGCGAAGCGGCTTGGTGCAAGCGGTCTCGCCATAGGAATGATTATCGGTTCCTTTTCCTTTTCCAGGACCGGCGGTATGATCGTATCCGGAGAACTGGCGGAGAGGATGAACAGAAAAGTACTCCTTCTTTCGGGCCTTGCTTTTTACGCTCTTGCATCCGTTGCCTATACATTTGCAGCCACCACGGAAGGCCTCATCGCCATCAGGATAGGCCATGGCATCGGTTCAGCCATGGTCGTCCCCATTACCATGGCCATAGGGGCCGAAGTGGCGCCGAAAGGGAAAGAGGGAGTTTTTTTCGGCTCCCTCCAGGGTGCCCTTTTTCTCGGGGTGGGTACGGGCCCGCTCCTGAGCGGTCTCCTCGCCGAAACAATCGGTTTTAATGCACCTTTCTACGCCATGACGGCATTGACCGTCCTTTCCATGGTCCTTGTCTTCCGTTTCCTGCCCGGCAACCTTTCTTCCGGTCGGGGAAGCGAGGCTTTCTGCGGGCTCAGGTCTGTTTTCCACGGGATTCTCACGGACCATGAAATGCTGATCGTTTTTTTCTTCCAGTTCTGCTCCGCCATGTCCCGGGGAGTGCTTGTGATGATGATTCCCCTCCTCGCCTCGGAAATACGGCTTTCTCTTTCGGAAATTGGATTCGTGGTTTCCCTCAACTCTCTCTCCACCGGCCTTCTGCAGCGGGTTTCCGGCAGGCTCGCCGACAACCTGCACAAGCACCGGCTCATTCTTGTGGGGGGACTGATTTCTGCAGTAACACTTCTTGGTCTTCCGAACCTGAGAACTCTCCTGAGCCTCTCCATTGCCAGCGTAGCCTTCGGCGTCGGCCATGCCTTTGCTTCTCCATCCCTGGCCGCCATGGCTGCGTCAAGGGGAAAGACGTATGGGTCCGGGCGCATAATGGGCCTTTTCAACATTGCCTTCAGTCTCGGAATGACTACGGGGCCTGTCCTGGTGGGAATGCTTCTCGATCATACTGGGAAAGGGATTCCGTTCTATTTTCTCAGTGTCATGCTGCTTCTTGCCGCATATCCTTTCTTTTCGCTGAAAGAAGCAGGATAA
- the rnc gene encoding ribonuclease III has translation MNYAAWFSGELEKLQDRLGYCFSDAGKLENALVHSSYAYEKGKSDHNERMEYLGDAVLELGVSRFLYDSFPSFDEGRLTRSRAAIVCGKSLAEWGRELGLSELLRTGRGLETEQVRHGSLCSDAVEALLGAVFLDGGFSRAMDVVNRYLAFHFSRHPIDGEENDPKSALQMLAHEKGMPSPVYEILSVSGPAHSPVFSVRVLVGSEEAGAGEGESRKSAEFAAARNAVFLLNREASETK, from the coding sequence ATGAACTATGCAGCCTGGTTTTCCGGAGAGCTGGAAAAACTCCAGGATCGTCTTGGATATTGCTTCAGTGACGCGGGAAAACTGGAGAACGCCCTGGTGCATTCTTCCTACGCCTACGAAAAGGGCAAATCGGACCATAACGAGAGAATGGAGTATCTGGGAGATGCCGTGCTTGAGCTCGGCGTCTCCCGTTTTCTGTACGACTCCTTTCCCTCCTTTGACGAAGGCAGGCTGACCCGGTCCCGGGCCGCCATTGTCTGCGGGAAATCTCTTGCAGAGTGGGGAAGGGAGCTCGGACTGAGCGAGCTGCTCAGGACAGGCAGGGGCCTTGAAACAGAGCAGGTGCGCCATGGATCTCTCTGTTCCGATGCGGTGGAGGCTCTATTGGGGGCGGTTTTCCTGGATGGGGGGTTCTCCAGGGCAATGGATGTGGTCAACCGGTATCTCGCTTTCCATTTTTCCCGTCATCCCATAGACGGCGAAGAAAACGACCCGAAATCCGCCCTCCAGATGCTGGCCCATGAGAAAGGAATGCCGAGTCCCGTCTATGAAATCCTTTCGGTCTCGGGCCCGGCTCATTCTCCCGTGTTTTCAGTCCGGGTCCTTGTAGGAAGCGAAGAAGCCGGAGCGGGGGAGGGTGAAAGCAGAAAATCCGCCGAATTCGCCGCCGCACGGAACGCTGTTTTTTTGCTGAACCGGGAGGCCTCGGAGACAAAATGA
- the fabF gene encoding beta-ketoacyl-ACP synthase II, giving the protein MRRVVVTGLGVVSPIATGRENYWQALKAGKNGIGPYTTFDVTDCPVPFGAEIKDFDPSQWMDNKEAKRSDRVIQFAVAAADLAVTDAKLDTASLDPHKFGVYIGSGQGGIETTFNNFKTMMEKGAKRVSPFFIPMMISNMSTAYVAIKHHAQGPNMCVVTACATSVHSMGEAYHTIIRDDADVILAGGTEAALRSISIAGFAAMKAISTRMDAPEKASRPFDIDRDGFVMGEGAGVLVLEELEHALKRGAHIYAELVGYGSTCDASHITAPDPEGNGAARAMRKAMAHAKWLPEDVDYINAHGTSTPLNDKMEAMAIRSVFGEHTDKVLVNSTKSMIGHCLGAAGALETVAAMQSIQEGIIHPTINLDTLDPECAINVVGSRAVEKNVSRFLVNSFGFGGHNGVAAFQKFED; this is encoded by the coding sequence TTGAGAAGGGTTGTCGTAACCGGGCTTGGAGTCGTGAGCCCAATTGCAACAGGAAGAGAAAATTACTGGCAGGCATTGAAAGCAGGCAAAAACGGCATCGGGCCGTATACCACTTTTGATGTCACAGATTGCCCTGTTCCCTTTGGAGCGGAAATCAAGGATTTCGACCCGTCCCAGTGGATGGACAACAAGGAAGCCAAGCGCTCCGACCGGGTCATTCAATTTGCAGTGGCAGCCGCGGATTTGGCCGTCACTGACGCGAAGCTTGATACGGCAAGCCTGGATCCCCATAAATTCGGAGTCTACATAGGAAGCGGACAAGGCGGCATAGAAACAACATTCAACAACTTCAAGACCATGATGGAAAAAGGGGCGAAAAGAGTCAGTCCCTTTTTCATTCCCATGATGATCAGTAACATGTCCACAGCGTACGTGGCCATCAAGCACCATGCGCAGGGGCCGAACATGTGTGTTGTCACAGCCTGCGCCACATCGGTCCACAGCATGGGCGAGGCATACCACACCATCATTCGGGACGATGCGGATGTCATTCTGGCCGGAGGTACGGAGGCAGCTCTCAGAAGCATCAGCATCGCCGGATTCGCTGCAATGAAAGCGATTTCCACCCGGATGGACGCTCCCGAAAAAGCGTCCCGTCCCTTCGACATTGACCGGGACGGTTTTGTCATGGGCGAAGGGGCAGGCGTGCTCGTCCTTGAAGAACTGGAACATGCACTGAAAAGAGGCGCTCATATTTACGCCGAACTCGTCGGCTACGGATCCACATGTGACGCGAGCCATATCACCGCCCCGGATCCAGAAGGCAACGGAGCGGCCAGGGCCATGCGCAAAGCAATGGCCCACGCAAAATGGCTGCCGGAAGACGTTGATTACATCAATGCCCACGGAACTTCCACTCCTCTCAACGACAAGATGGAGGCAATGGCTATCCGTTCGGTTTTCGGTGAACATACGGACAAGGTGCTGGTCAATTCCACAAAATCCATGATCGGGCACTGTCTCGGTGCGGCCGGTGCGCTGGAAACAGTGGCTGCCATGCAGTCAATCCAGGAAGGGATTATCCACCCGACGATCAATCTTGACACGCTTGACCCTGAATGCGCCATCAATGTTGTCGGTTCCAGGGCAGTGGAGAAGAACGTCTCAAGGTTCCTCGTCAACAGTTTCGGATTCGGCGGGCATAACGGCGTGGCCGCTTTCCAGAAATTTGAGGATTAG
- the acpP gene encoding acyl carrier protein produces the protein MKKEEMLARLKEIIIDRLDVEEDQIVPEASFVEDLGADSLDIVELIMGIEEEFDIEIPDEDAEKLTSVGEAMNYTLGKLGVEE, from the coding sequence ATGAAAAAAGAGGAAATGCTCGCCCGTTTGAAAGAAATTATCATCGACAGGCTTGATGTCGAAGAGGACCAGATAGTTCCGGAGGCTTCCTTCGTGGAAGACCTCGGCGCAGATTCGCTGGACATCGTCGAGCTCATTATGGGCATCGAGGAAGAATTTGACATTGAAATTCCCGACGAAGACGCTGAAAAGCTGACGTCCGTGGGAGAAGCAATGAACTATACCCTCGGCAAACTCGGAGTTGAAGAGTAG